In the genome of uncultured Pseudomonas sp., the window CGCCTGTTGGCGAAAAAGACTCGGCTGTGGCGCATAGCTTGTCGGTGGTTGGGCCTTACATCCGCCGGTCGACCGTAACCTAGTGTCTAGAGTGGCGTGTGCGGGGGTAAGACGCCGCGCATCGAGCGTTACAGCGCTTCTTTCAAGCGGTGCCAGAGCATGCCCAGCGCCAGCAATGGTGAGCGCAGGTGCTTGCCGCCGGGGAAGGTCATGTGCGGCACCTTGTTGAATAACTCGAAGCCGCCGCCTTGCTGGCCGCTGATGGCTTCGGCCAGTAGTTTGCCGGCCAGGTGGGTGGCGTTTACGCCGTGGCCGGCGTAAGCCTGGGCGTAGAACACGTTGCTGTGCTCCTGGAGTCGACCGATCTGCGGCAGGCGGTTGGCACCGATGCCGATCATGCCACCCCACTGGTAGTCGATCTTCACGTCTTGCAAGTGCGGGAAGACTTGCAGCATTTTCGGCCGCATATAGCCGGCGATATGCGCTGGATCGCGACCGGAATAGTGACAGGCACCGCCGAATAGCAGGCGGTTGTCGGCGGACAGGCGGAAGTAATCGACCGTCACGCGCTGGTCGCACAGTGCCATATTCTGCGGGATCAGGTTGCGCGCCTGGGCGGCGGATAGCGGCTCGGTGGCAATCACGTAGCTGCCGGCGGGCAGCACCTTGCCGCCGAGCTTGCTGTTGAGGCCATTGAGGTAAGCGTTGCAGGCCAGTACCAGGGTTTTGGCGCGCACCTTGCCAGTCGCGGTATGCACCTGCACTTCGCTGCCGTAGTCGATATGGGTGACTAACGAATGCTCGCACAGCCGCACGCCCAGGCTGGCAGCGGCTGCTGCTTCTCCGAGGGCCAGATTAAGTGGGTGCAGATGGCCAGAGCCCATATCGATCATGCCGCCGGCGTAGCGGTCGGAGCCGACCACCTGGTGCATTTGTTCGGCTTGCAGCAGGCGCAGTTCGTGGCGATAGCCGAGGCTTTCCAGCTCGGCCTTGTCTTCGGCAAAGTCGTCCATGTGTGCTGGTTTGTTGGCCAGGTCGCAGTAGCCCCAAGTCAGGTC includes:
- a CDS encoding FAD-binding oxidoreductase, with the protein product MNARVHQPAHSSQHTHSYYAASANRQLAYPALEGELRADVCIVGGGFSGLNTAIELAQKGLSVVLLEAHKIGWGASGRNGGQLIRGVGHGVEQFESVIGSQGVRELKLMGLEAVEIVRQRVAQFNIDCDLTWGYCDLANKPAHMDDFAEDKAELESLGYRHELRLLQAEQMHQVVGSDRYAGGMIDMGSGHLHPLNLALGEAAAAASLGVRLCEHSLVTHIDYGSEVQVHTATGKVRAKTLVLACNAYLNGLNSKLGGKVLPAGSYVIATEPLSAAQARNLIPQNMALCDQRVTVDYFRLSADNRLLFGGACHYSGRDPAHIAGYMRPKMLQVFPHLQDVKIDYQWGGMIGIGANRLPQIGRLQEHSNVFYAQAYAGHGVNATHLAGKLLAEAISGQQGGGFELFNKVPHMTFPGGKHLRSPLLALGMLWHRLKEAL